The sequence cgatattgacacgtaggagGGCGCTAGGTACCACTAGTGTCCTATAACAATTCTCTGAGCATTATTATGGGGCATCAAATTATCTAGCACCTCTATTTATAATTGGTTAACAGTTCTCTATaacttttattaaatttaaataagtagAATCTGATATTAAATTGCACCAAGAAAAATATTACACAGAGTGTCTTTCACATTCCTCATAataattacattttatttttatctttttatttatatgaaCCAAGAAACTCGAGAAAAGAAAGAACAatgttctttctctttctcactCTTAATTactctatatattatttttttgaatttttttttttttcaaatttactgtTTGGATTGCTCTATATGTAAGTTGTTATACGGATTTTAGTTGCGATTCAGGTTGCTCCGTTAGTTGCTATAGGAATTTCTATGtcaaattccgtaaaaatgcgaaaaaaaaagaaactgttttgaagtgtaaaaataaaaaaaaatccttaaggGGAATTACCccttatactattttttaactcttttttttttttttcatatttatggttTGAGTTTCTTTGGtagtttctatgtgggttgTTATACGGATTTTAGTTGCGATTTAAGATGTTCCGTTAATTACTATAGAGGTTTCTGTGTCAAATTCTGTaaaagtgtaaaaaaaaaaaaactattttaaaatataaaaatgaatagtcccctaaaaaattatcaaaacttAAATAATGATAACGTTACCCTTATGAATTACAAAGAAAAAACTTATATGTATCTCGATCACATGCATGCATGGATTGGAAATATTGAGAAgaagaataaaatcaatttGGGTATCTAAACAAGACATGCTATTTTCACAAGaaacttatcctttcttttcctttccttaccttttttaaaacaataaattcttttgttattttattctaTGGAATATTATGATAGGAAAAGAGATAACTCTTccattaattaatttgaaagttAATTATATGCTTGAAACTCAAATTTATATGCAGAGATAATAGTTATTTGAAATTTTGAGTAGAAAAGTTTAATGTTAATATTTGCAAACAAACTGGGATTAATTAGATGGCACTTTTAACTGTACCTAGCTAGAATCCCATAATAGAGACAAGTACTTGCTAAGAGAATGAATAGAATAATTCTTGAGAAGGTTATAAGGTACTGgatgcttatatatatatatacattatgggATGCCTAAAAATAATGTTTAGGCATTAATAGGTGTCCTTCATTTGTAGTTCTCTATTGGAAATCTGGTGAGGTCACATTACTAGTTATGGTCATTTGAAGATCTTTAATTAGTTGCTTGGCATATATATTCACATTAGGCAAGATAAGCTCGATCGAGCTAGAGAGCTGGGAAATGTATCTTCTTAAGATACCCGGCCTttaaccacttgaggctagctcaagtggccataggggGTGCGTGTGTattggaggtcctgggttcgagtcccaggttatgctgatgtaatatataaacgcttaaatcaaaaaaaaaaaaaaaaaagatacccAGCCTGAAGGAGTTCATGGATACAAAATACCCAACATTTTCAACacctatatatatacaacatatacatgGGTCCTTAtgtttttttcctctttttcttcttcatatagTTTAAGATTGAATTGCAATACCATTCTCAATAATATCAATCATAAtgttactagaaaaatactcttTATTATGATCAAAAATATGAATTAGTTCAACTAAATTTTGTAAAGGCTTTAACTAACTAGGTTACATCAGCTAGCTAAGACTAGAAAAGGTTTGAAGGTCATTGTGAAAGCAATAAACtcaacaacatttagaatgaaGAAAACCAAATGATCACCTGCAACAAAAAACACACCATTCATATTAATAATGCAATCTTAATTAGAAAGACCACAAACAAAAACTTAAGGCATATAATTCATTTTGATCATAATCACTGTATGACTAATATAAAATCATAAGAAGTTTTCTCTTATGATATGTTGAGTTTACGTACATGAAGAAATTAGTagttataaaataaaagtaGATCTTTTTACCAGGGAAAAATGATCTATTTTGATGATTCTGTGCCCAAGAAAATCTgaccaaaaaacaaaaacaaaagcatTACTTCAACACTTGAATCTTTTCATATAAGtatacaaattttatttatttatttagtgtaAAGGGTTCAATCTCGTTGGAAAGTTTAATGATGTTCCACCGAGATTGAATCGTTCAACTCTTAAGAAAGAGTTGACCgcgcccccccccccccccaaaaaaaaaaaaaataagggggctaaagttagtttttttttttttttttttaaatgaagaaACTTACATGACACCACCACCAGCTGGACCGATCGCGTTGAATAGAGACATGACAGCCATGGATACGCCATTTGCTACTCCTCTTTGGCTTTGGCCCTTCaaatattcattaaaattaatgttaaaaatatatagacaaaattaatttcaaacaTTTATCAAAGTATATTTAAGACAAGGTAATTACCACAGCTCGATTTTGTAGTAGAAACAATCCCGTTGAAATGCACACCTAATcatgtattaaatttttttatgtgaaaatcttttaaagaagaaaaatcaTGAGAAAATTCACTATGTTGAAACTCTGAATTTCTTTTTATGACTTTAGCTCATCATAAAATGTTACACCATGAGCTTTTTTTAGAGTGATTCAATTAATGTAGAACTCGATTGAGCCAGAAACACAAGACATAGACAATATGTTGGTATGAGAATATATTAAATAGACACTTACAGATGTTACATTCTTTAACATAGCTGCAAGATCAACTAATAGAGTGAGTGTGAGTCCAGATAGTTTTGCTATAAAAGGAAAACTTGATAGCACAACTATGGTGATGACCTTTGCaacaaaattaaagaagaaatcGAACAAGTTAGAATAAATTCGATAACAAAACATGAAAACCAAAAGTGTTTTTTGTATAAAGATGAAGAATTTGAGAGACATACTGCTCCAATTCGAGCCAAGTGTACAGGTCCAAAACTCCTCTCAATTGAAGTGTACAAAAATAGCTGAAAAACAAGCATAGCTAACCCTAGAAAACATAGAACAAGGATTAATGTTAGTCTTTTGAAAAAATGCATAagtcttaattaaaataagattaaagtaaaatgatatatgaCCTACTCGATCTTGTTTTCTCTAACCTAAAAGAAATAGACTTACTCTtgtttaggggtgttcataaaaactgaaaaaccgaaaccgaccatcaaaccgaccagaccgtaaccgaattttcggttccacgtcatcaccgaatttggcggtcggtttcggtttttttgACATGGCAGTCAGTTTcggtttttgaaataaaaaaataatttgaccaaAAAACCgtcaaaaccgccaaaaacaGCCTAAAACCGCTAAAAACTGCCTAAAACCGCCAAACCGAAAAATCGTACAGTCGGTTTTAtacggttataatttctaaacggtcggttacgattttcgtaaaataaaaaccgtaaccgaccggtcggttataaaattttaaaaaccgacCATAACCGACCGATTTTCACCCCTACTCTTGTTATTAAACATGTTGTCGTGTTGGCTCAGGTTATTGTGCTTGAAATAGTTTAAACAATACACCACTTTctttatgtataattttttaatctaaaCACCAATTAGGATGAATCGTATTTGTTTTCCCTTTGAACTATGATTATTGTAGAATTTTGTTCTCTGAACGATCGttttaaaagaaagaaaatagtaTACCTGAAATGGCAAGAACTTCACCAACTTGTTCACTTGAATAGCTTAGCCCCCCATACTTCTTAGGACTCACAGCCCATAATGGAAAAATCTTAAATTgtccaaaaaaatatttaatatttaataataattgaagATATTATtgcttattaatattaattaatgaaattaataatgCAATAATTTTATAAGTTGATTTAAATATTACCTCTAAATAAGCCATGTTATGAAGTTGGAAAACACAATACACCATAATAGATGACATTAGAGGCCAATTCTTGTGAAGACTTTGTTTTTGAGGACATTTttccaaattataattttctttattgGGATCACATGATGATCCAATGTTTgacctctctttctcttcatCATTTTTATTATGAAAGTGAAGTGTTTCctgtaattaacaaatatatatatatataagataattagATAACATAACATGTAAttaaggattaagcatgaaattattaattttaattttaacatACCGGCAGCCAATAACACAAAATAGTTACACCCAAAGCAAATGTTGATATGACCAAGCAAGGCAAAAAATATGGAAATCtgttatttcataattataagGTTAATTAATCTGTCATTAATTAGAAATGagcttaattaattagtatCAAAAAATATATCTTGGAAAAGCCATTCTTACCTCCCAAATACAGATTCTTTGGAAAATAATTTTGGGAACTTCTCTGCAGGCTgtaataattcaatttaatgataattaaaatattaaacacaaaaataaatgaataaatcatTGTGTGTAATTAGatccataataaataaatagaatatatgCTTATTTTATTGTGCTGAGATAAGCATATTAATTCTAGCAAATACATGTGAAAAACCtttctattttaaataattactaaacaattttaatttactaactatttttccaacaaaataataagaattaatttgtaattacaatttttttatctgaacacatttttttattttcaaatataagATAATTACTACTAGAATGCACATTTACTATTACAGTGAAACGAAGGTCAAGCCAACTAAAGTAGGTTAAGTGCACGCTTAAGGTCCATCCAGTCGAGGagcttaaaaattaaaaaaaatacacatacttttttttattaatttttaaaaatactatatttttttaagaggaTTCAATAATTTTGTTGCTACCTAAGGTTCAATTAATCTCAGGATCATCAATTTAATAAGtatagaataatttttaaacacaccctaaTAACATATACCTGTGCAAGGAAACCTCCAAGAGCTGGACCAATTACTAATCCAATTCCCCAAGCTGTGCTActctgaaaattaattattctttCTCTTATATAACAAAATTGTTAACaacacttaaaaaataaattatgaaaaaaagaaGACACAACTTCTTACTATTGACATTCCCAAAGCTTGGTATTCTTTACGGCAAATTTCTGAAGCATATGCCTGAAAAATAGCATGATTTATAGCGTTTAATTAGacggaatgaaaatataagaatataaGAATGAAAATAGGGATagaatcaaattttaaatatataagaaaaaaaattaataagaaaattattaaattttttctcattttgCACTGGAAGGATATTTTCCTTCAATTTTCAAATAGAATAGAcattttatcaaaataatataaaaatcatTCTATTGAAATAACattcaatactttaaaatgtaaCCAAACGAagaaatggaatgaaaattgtttcattTCATTATTTTCACTAGTTTGATTGGTAAGAATgagaataaaaataagaatgagatctagaaattaaaataaagtataatcTATATAAGATTATTACTCTTAAAACTATTACAACTATTCAATGGTGCCTCTAAATTttgttttcatgttttttttttgtccttAAATATAAGATTTACCAACAAAATGTTGTTGTAGATGTTTAATTGTCATATGTGTCCCatatacaatttaaaattaaaaaaaaaattatattgttactaattatcaataaataaaaataaattaattttaaattttcttatattgttGATAAAAAAGGATTTTTTAGGCTTTAAAGTTTGGGTCTAACTCACATAAACACAAAATTAGTGGGCTTAAAAATTTAGTGTCTATCTAAAGAGCATGCTGTCTATTAAGAATTATATTTCTGTCAAAATTTGAAGAAAAGAATGTGTAAATAATGAAATGAAACTACAAACAAAAGAAAGTGTAAAGCAAAGattgaaaaatgaaaataaaaagatGTGTATTTGAAAGTGATGTATAGTACCCTCATAGGTCCAAGAATTCCACATAAACTTCCAAGAAGAAACCTTGTTGAAATTGCCATCCAAAAATTTGTACTAAGCCCAAAAAGTGTGTTGAaaattaccctaaataattaaattaattaattaatacacattaattaatcaattaattaattaaatggttATTTAAAGAGATACTAACACTGAAATTGTGCCAAAAATCAAGACTGGTTTACGACCATATCGATCAGCTATCATTCCCCAAAAAATGGAAGTAAGAAATCTCCCAAACATGAATGCACATCCTATTTCATTTCAAACACacaatagaaattaatattatatcaaataattactaaaattattattaattaatctttTAAATACAAATTACAGTTATATATGCATGCTCACCTACTGCACCAACATAATAACCAATATCTTCATCTTTTTTTGCTATACCAAAATCccttatctaaaaaaaaaaacacccaaCAATTCATTCAAATCATTCATATGAAATTTCATCATCATtaacaaaaacaataataatatataaattaaactcACCATGAAATAGAGAAATGGAAACAAAGATGATATTGGTAAAGCTGCAAAATTGGAATAAAtgcaaaaatgaaattaaaggttaaaaaaagattatataaaattttataggccgggggttaattaattattatatatatattaattaattaattaattaattacctgCAGCAAGagcaagaagaaaaacaaagaagaaataTTTGAAAGGAATGGAAGAATTGGATTGCTTCAACTTCTCCACAACACAACCTGGAcacctttcttcttcttcactccTCAATAGAGGCACTTCTCTATTCTCCTCATCACCCATTTAATTTGTTACTAGTTACTATTattgctgttgttgttgttgttgtgttgttatataaatatatttagtaATATTAAAtacacacttaattattatatcaGCCTTAATTGGGTAGTTTAGATTAGTTACACATCAATTGTGCCTAATAAGTATATACAATGTGATAGTGACCAAGCTATAAGATATTACTGATATTTAATACAACAACAAGTATCGGGTACCAGTAGTGTCTAGCACCCTCCTATGTATCAGTATCGCTATTGGTTCAACTAAATATcgagtcccatataatttaatataatagtttttagggaGTATTGCTAACCAATCGCAACGtgagaaggtgctaggcactacTAGTGCCTTATAGCAATACTCTTTTTTCAGTGTCATAATATTTTTGACGCAATTAAGTATCAAGTCTGATAATAACAATCCACCACCATTATCCATGTAATTAATGTTAaagtgttattatatatatgtgcacTTAGATATATGGCTCGAGATTTTCAACCATTAAAGATTAAACAAAAGAATATTGACACTAGTCCActagtgatatatatataagggAATGAGTTAGGAAAAATGAATttcaagttttttattttattaatctaactttaatttattcttatttttttgtgtTTAGCGATTAATTTTCTTACTCTAtgctaataattaattatgtagaTCAcaatgtaaattaattaatttgtgtatTTGATCAAGAACGGATCGTATTTCGAATTAATcaaaacttaaataataaagtaattaaataCTGAATTTCAAATAGAAAAAactcattaaattaaaaaacatcACATGCATGGATTGGATCAATACATAGTTTATACTATTTTGAAttctatatgtttttttttttaactgaaaTCCACAATGTAGGTTCTCTGCATTTTCTTGTTTTAGTAATGCTACAATATGGTAAATGTTAGtcactaatttttttatgatcaaattatatatatagaaaaaactaTATTTAATTACCCGCTAAATTTTACTTGTATACTAGTTATAGTATTTTATATATGGTAGTATCTTTCAAAATTAAGACCTTTTTTCATtataaataagtaaaaattatattttatagatgaaataaatcataataacaccataatattgcaaaaattaattaataatagaatttattttaaaagtaaaaaaaatcataacaatgaaaaagcatgaaactAGCTAGTATAGAGAAAcattaaactttaaaaaaaatatcgagACAAGGTCAACATCCAATtctgttattattttttcaacatccaatccgatcctatatttaatataataaaataaatccaataatataataaattaaatatttaaaatacttaaatgACATCATTATTAGTTAAGGCTAGAAAAGGCTTGAAAGTCATTATAAGTGCAATAAACTCGATAATATTTAGAATGAAGAAAACCATATGATCACCTGcaccaaattaattaaaatacaaaaattaatttaaatggtCTAAGAGCTTGATAATATAGTAATAAGTTTACAAATAAAGaagaattagttattgaagccATAAAAGGAGATTCAATTAGATAATTACCAGGGAGAAATAATGCATTTTGATGATTTTGTACCCAAGCAAAtctgaaataaataaataaataaagaggaaaataaataataattattagctTCACTATGAGATAATAAGTTATGTTGATCAACAGTGCAATATTAAAacttcaaacaaaattaaagaaattaatttaataaataaattaaattaattataactaattaagcaagacttaattttaaatttaactgCTGATCATATAGTAATATTTCATATATGGTTATATGGATAAAAACTTACATGGCACCTCCGCCAGCCGGACCGGCCGCTTTGAATAGAGACATTGCCGCCATAGACATGCCATTTGCAGCTCCTCTTTGGCTTTGACCCTTCAAACAAAAATTCATCATTTTCCCAATAATAAAACTTACTAACTTTAACTTAATTTGAAATGTTAATTATTAGATTAAACATACAAATTTCATACATGTATTTAGCAAagtaagagagaaaaattacCACAGCTTTGTTTTGTAGTAGAAATAATCCTGTTGTAATACATATCTAATCAtgttttaacaaataaaaaaaaattagttaagcCAGTAATTAATATTGCCTAATAATTTCAAGAATAATTAGTAAAAGGTGTTAAGAACTTTTGGGAGTGGGTCAAaaattttctatgtaaaatagcATATCGAAATTTTTTAATGCAGAGTATATATTTCGATGTTGACATTtagcaaaataaataataaaaaaaatatatattttagtatcaaatctttattaatatttgaaaacaAGTTAAAATGTATGGAATTATACAAGAAagtaaattaaaattgaaaaaaaatacttactGAAACTAAATTTTTTAAGACAACTGCAAGATCAACTAATAGAGTGAGTGTGAGTCCGGAAAGCTTTGCTATAAAAGGGTAACTTGATAGCAAAGCTATTGTGATGaccttaataaataattattagcaagaaataaaagaaaattattagaatataataaaatttaaaatatatatagatgaaGAGTACTTTTAGAGAGAGACATACAGCTCCAATTCTTGCCAAGTGTACAGGTCCAAAAATCCTCTCAATTGGAGGGTACAAAAATAGTTGAAACACAAGCATAACAAACCCTagaaaataataacaacaataaaatgTTATTAAAACAATTGTTTTAGTTAAGAGAATCATATGCAATTTTACATACTAAATTCATGTCATACATGTTATTAGTTGTTTGCTAAGACATTGTCTCAAAATAAATTACTAGTCTTATATTTAGACAAACATGTAACATATTTACCCTAAATTTACGAGAGTAAAATATGATATTCTATTatacaatattattatataaacgaaataatattatctttttacaatttgaaaacaaataatatttttgtatgagaAAGATAGCtgtcttaggtatagatttagTCTAGGTAAGAGTGGATTTGGGTATTAGCGAGtctatttctcaaaattttacaaattatCATATTTTTTCCCATATATTCATATAATGTATAACAGTTTTGGGCCTTGTATTTAGGTGGGTCCTAGACATGGGCTTAGCCCACCTTAATGCGTAATCGACttgaaataattacataaaagatCCTAAGAtatctaaaaaatataaagtggtAGTGTACCTGCAAGGGCAAGAATTTCACCAATATCATCACTTGAATAGCTTAGCCCTCCATACTTCTTAGGACTAACAGCCCATAATGGAAAAATCTAACAAAATTGAGATTTAATGATGAATTAATTTGATCAAATTTATAATGGaagaatttttcattatttagtTAGTTTAATTACCTCTACATAAGCCATGTCATGAAGTTGGAAAACACAATAGAGCATAATAGATGACATTAATGGCCAATTCTTTAAAAGactttgttttgattttttctcATCTTCTTCCAATAAATCTTCTTTTGGACCatcataattttctttttcttcatcatTTTTAGTATGAAAGTGAAGTGTTtcctgtaaaaatatataatcatccataattaataacattattaataaacatgaaaatcatcatcatcaccattattattataattattaatgaaCATACCGGTAACCATTGGCCCAAAAAAGTTACAATCAAAGCAAATACTGATATGAACAAGCTAGGTAGAAAGTATGGAAACCTGTCATtattaatttcacaatattttatttattttaaccacaaacaaaaaacaatttaaaaaaaaattgaaattaattctTACCTCCCAAATATAGATTCTTTAGAGAATATTTCTGGGAATTTCTCTGCAGGctataattcaattttatcattaaaatgaaaaaaaaaaaatcattgtggATTTATATAATGAATTTGGtttcattttataaaattagtgttattataaagaaaaaaataataataagaagaagaatttTGTATACCTGTGCTAGGAAACCTCCAAGAGCTGGACCAATTACTAATCCAATCCCCCAAGCTGTGCTAagctgaaaattaattattatttctcttattaattatttaaaaattaagtttacaAACACTCCTTATTTTATACAGTGGTATTAATTCAAACAAATTAACAAAAGGTATGGCTAATTATAGGATTTTTTAtctgaattttgacatatactaaattatactttaaatttttcaccattaattaaaaactctcctaaactattgaaattgtaaGATTCAAAGAAttatgtctaatttcattcaaaattaataatgtgaCGATGTCTTTGTATCAAATTATGCTCCCCGAATTTTAATATGTACTGAATCATGTTtctcgaattttgacatgtaccaaaaaTTGTACCTCTTGAATTTTCATTCACATCAACTTTTCAT is a genomic window of Cannabis sativa cultivar Pink pepper isolate KNU-18-1 chromosome 9, ASM2916894v1, whole genome shotgun sequence containing:
- the LOC115724043 gene encoding protein ZINC INDUCED FACILITATOR-LIKE 1-like isoform X6; translation: MDSEESNREVLLLVKKEEEEEERGYYDEKCPGCIVDNMKKSNSTIPFKHLFFVFLLALAAALPITSMFPFMYFMIRDFGIAKKEEDIGYYAGFLGCAFLLGRGLTSILWGITADRYGRKPVMLCGIIAVVIFNTFFGLSINYWMALSTRFLLGSMCGILGSMMAYISEICRKEYQALGISMLSTAWGIGLVIGPALGGFLAQPAEKFPEIFSKESIFGRFPYFLPSLFISVFALIVTFLGQWLPETLHFHTKNDEEKENYDGPKEDLLEEDEKKSKQSLLKNWPLMSSIMLYCVFQLHDMAYVEIFPLWAVSPKKYGGLSYSSDDIGEILALAGSKPKRSCKWHVYGGNVSIQSGRSGWRRCHICLGTKSSKCIISPW
- the LOC115724043 gene encoding protein ZINC INDUCED FACILITATOR-LIKE 1-like isoform X5 — translated: MDSEESNREVLLLVKKEEEEEERGYYDEKCPGCIVDNMKKSNSTIPFKHLFFVFLLALAAALPITSMFPFMYFMIRDFGIAKKEEDIGYYAGFLGCAFLLGRGLTSILWGITADRYGRKPVMLCGIIAVVIFNTFFGLSINYWMALSTRFLLGSMCGILGSMMAYISEICRKEYQALGISMLSTAWGIGLVIGPALGGFLAQPAEKFPEIFSKESIFGRFPYFLPSLFISVFALIVTFLGQWLPETLHFHTKNDEEKENYDGPKEDLLEEDEKKSKQSLLKNWPLMSSIMLYCVFQLHDMAYVEIFPLWAVSPKKYGGLSYSSDDIGEILALAGFVMLVFQLFLYPPIERIFGPVHLARIGAVITIALLSSYPFIAKLSGLTLTLLVDLAVVLKNLVSICITTGLFLLQNKAVGQSQRGAANGMSMAAMSLFKAAGPAGGGAM
- the LOC115724043 gene encoding protein ZINC INDUCED FACILITATOR-LIKE 1-like isoform X3; protein product: MDSEESNREVLLLVKKEEEEEERGYYDEKCPGCIVDNMKKSNSTIPFKHLFFVFLLALAAALPITSMFPFMYFMIRDFGIAKKEEDIGYYAGFLGCAFLLGRGLTSILWGITADRYGRKPVMLCGIIAVVIFNTFFGLSINYWMALSTRFLLGSMCGILGSMMAYISEICRKEYQALGISMLSTAWGIGLVIGPALGGFLAQPAEKFPEIFSKESIFGRFPYFLPSLFISVFALIVTFLGQWLPETLHFHTKNDEEKENYDGPKEDLLEEDEKKSKQSLLKNWPLMSSIMLYCVFQLHDMAYVEIFPLWAVSPKKYGGLSYSSDDIGEILALAGFVMLVFQLFLYPPIERIFGPVHLARIGAVCLSLKVITIALLSSYPFIAKLSGLTLTLLVDLAVVLKNLVSGQSQRGAANGMSMAAMSLFKAAGPAGGGAIFAWVQNHQNALFLPGDHMVFFILNIIEFIALIMTFKPFLALTNNDVI
- the LOC115724043 gene encoding protein ZINC INDUCED FACILITATOR-LIKE 1-like isoform X2; protein product: MDSEESNREVLLLVKKEEEEEERGYYDEKCPGCIVDNMKKSNSTIPFKHLFFVFLLALAAALPITSMFPFMYFMIRDFGIAKKEEDIGYYAGFLGCAFLLGRGLTSILWGITADRYGRKPVMLCGIIAVVIFNTFFGLSINYWMALSTRFLLGSMCGILGSMMAYISEICRKEYQALGISMLSTAWGIGLVIGPALGGFLAQPAEKFPEIFSKESIFGRFPYFLPSLFISVFALIVTFLGQWLPETLHFHTKNDEEKENYDGPKEDLLEEDEKKSKQSLLKNWPLMSSIMLYCVFQLHDMAYVEIFPLWAVSPKKYGGLSYSSDDIGEILALAGFVMLVFQLFLYPPIERIFGPVHLARIGAVITIALLSSYPFIAKLSGLTLTLLVDLAVVLKNLVSICITTGLFLLQNKAVGQSQRGAANGMSMAAMSLFKAAGPAGGGAIFAWVQNHQNALFLPGDHMVFFILNIIEFIALIMTFKPFLALTNNDVI
- the LOC115721745 gene encoding protein ZINC INDUCED FACILITATOR-LIKE 1; the encoded protein is MGDEENREVPLLRSEEEERCPGCVVEKLKQSNSSIPFKYFFFVFLLALAAALPISSLFPFLYFMIRDFGIAKKDEDIGYYVGAVGCAFMFGRFLTSIFWGMIADRYGRKPVLIFGTISVVIFNTLFGLSTNFWMAISTRFLLGSLCGILGPMRAYASEICRKEYQALGMSISSTAWGIGLVIGPALGGFLAQPAEKFPKLFSKESVFGRFPYFLPCLVISTFALGVTILCYWLPETLHFHNKNDEEKERSNIGSSCDPNKENYNLEKCPQKQSLHKNWPLMSSIMVYCVFQLHNMAYLEIFPLWAVSPKKYGGLSYSSEQVGEVLAISGLAMLVFQLFLYTSIERSFGPVHLARIGAVITIVVLSSFPFIAKLSGLTLTLLVDLAAMLKNVTSVCISTGLFLLQNRAVGQSQRGVANGVSMAVMSLFNAIGPAGGGVIFSWAQNHQNRSFFPGDHLVFFILNVVEFIAFTMTFKPFLVLAS
- the LOC115724043 gene encoding protein ZINC INDUCED FACILITATOR-LIKE 1-like isoform X1, producing the protein MDSEESNREVLLLVKKEEEEEERGYYDEKCPGCIVDNMKKSNSTIPFKHLFFVFLLALAAALPITSMFPFMYFMIRDFGIAKKEEDIGYYAGFLGCAFLLGRGLTSILWGITADRYGRKPVMLCGIIAVVIFNTFFGLSINYWMALSTRFLLGSMCGILGSMMAYISEICRKEYQALGISMLSTAWGIGLVIGPALGGFLAQPAEKFPEIFSKESIFGRFPYFLPSLFISVFALIVTFLGQWLPETLHFHTKNDEEKENYDGPKEDLLEEDEKKSKQSLLKNWPLMSSIMLYCVFQLHDMAYVEIFPLWAVSPKKYGGLSYSSDDIGEILALAGFVMLVFQLFLYPPIERIFGPVHLARIGAVCLSLKVITIALLSSYPFIAKLSGLTLTLLVDLAVVLKNLVSICITTGLFLLQNKAVGQSQRGAANGMSMAAMSLFKAAGPAGGGAIFAWVQNHQNALFLPGDHMVFFILNIIEFIALIMTFKPFLALTNNDVI
- the LOC115724043 gene encoding protein ZINC INDUCED FACILITATOR-LIKE 1-like isoform X4; amino-acid sequence: MDSEESNREVLLLVKKEEEEEERGYYDEKCPGCIVDNMKKSNSTIPFKHLFFVFLLALAAALPITSMFPFMYFMIRDFGIAKKEEDIGYYAGFLGCAFLLGRGLTSILWGITADRYGRKPVMLCGIIAVVIFNTFFGLSINYWMALSTRFLLGSMCGILGSMMAYISEICRKEYQALGISMLSTAWGIGLVIGPALGGFLAQPAEKFPEIFSKESIFGRFPYFLPSLFISVFALIVTFLGQWLPETLHFHTKNDEEKENYDGPKEDLLEEDEKKSKQSLLKNWPLMSSIMLYCVFQLHDMAYVEIFPLWAVSPKKYGGLSYSSDDIGEILALAGFVMLVFQLFLYPPIERIFGPVHLARIGAVITIALLSSYPFIAKLSGLTLTLLVDLAVVLKNLVSGQSQRGAANGMSMAAMSLFKAAGPAGGGAIFAWVQNHQNALFLPGDHMVFFILNIIEFIALIMTFKPFLALTNNDVI